In the genome of Deltaproteobacteria bacterium, one region contains:
- the lon gene encoding endopeptidase La, with translation MEQGELAIPSELPVLPLKGMVLFPEMAIPVLVVKERSKKLVDEALVGDRLVVVVSLKDQTVEEPGPEHLYSVGTVAQIVKKIALPNDAYQVIIRGMKKVSLFEYSQKEPYLKAKILVLEENREMDKEAEAMVLNIQRLFQKVIELASLPPELGVVVMNLDNPADLASLVASNLDISVEQKQELLEITRLKDVLEKVTVLLNQQVEKLELSADIQKRVQEGMGKTQREILLREQLKAIQKELGEGDERTAEISELKKRIEAAGLPPEAREVADKELDRLSKMPPAAAEYTVSRTYLDWILDVPWSVSTEDNLDLERAEQILNEDHHDLDQVKKRILEYLAVRKLKADSRGPILCFVGPPGVGKTSLGQSIARTMGRKFVRLSLGGVRDEAEIRGHRRTYVGALPGRIIQGIKKAGANNPVFMLDEVDKIGADFRGDPSSALLEVLDPEQNNSFSDHYLEIPFDLSKVMFITTANILDTIPPALRDRMEVLSLPGYTEEEKLEIARRYLIPRQVEQNGLTGDLLRLDDDAIRAIIRGYTREAGVRNLEREIASVCRAVAIRLAKGNTDPVVVSEENLSDFLGPQKFIPETKARSWGPGLATGLAWTPAGGEIIFVEASVMKGKNRLTLTGHLGDVMKESATAALSYIRSRARELDIDEDFFDHHDIHIHVPAGATPKDGPSAGVAILSALVSVVKNRPVRDDIAMTGEITLRGDVLPVGGIKEKVLAARRAGIETVVLPQLNQKDLEEVPETLRKGLTFKWVNRMEEVIDFALGTASAPELTR, from the coding sequence ATGGAGCAGGGTGAGCTTGCGATCCCGTCTGAACTGCCCGTGTTGCCCCTCAAGGGAATGGTCCTTTTCCCCGAGATGGCCATCCCCGTGTTGGTGGTGAAAGAGAGATCCAAGAAGCTGGTGGATGAGGCCCTTGTTGGGGACAGGCTGGTGGTCGTGGTCTCTCTGAAGGATCAAACCGTGGAGGAACCGGGTCCCGAGCATCTCTATTCGGTCGGAACGGTCGCACAGATCGTCAAGAAGATAGCCCTGCCCAATGATGCCTACCAGGTGATCATAAGGGGGATGAAAAAGGTAAGCCTCTTCGAGTACTCCCAGAAAGAGCCCTATCTCAAGGCGAAGATTCTGGTCCTGGAGGAGAACCGGGAGATGGACAAAGAGGCGGAAGCGATGGTTCTCAATATCCAGAGGCTCTTTCAGAAGGTCATAGAGCTTGCGTCCCTCCCTCCGGAGCTCGGGGTTGTGGTCATGAACCTGGATAACCCTGCTGACCTGGCCTCCCTGGTGGCTTCCAATCTCGATATCTCGGTGGAGCAGAAACAGGAACTCCTGGAGATCACTCGGCTGAAGGATGTGCTGGAAAAGGTGACGGTGCTGCTCAACCAACAAGTGGAAAAGCTCGAGTTGAGTGCGGACATTCAGAAAAGGGTCCAGGAGGGCATGGGGAAAACCCAGCGCGAGATCCTTCTGAGGGAGCAGCTCAAAGCCATCCAAAAGGAGTTGGGAGAGGGTGATGAGAGAACGGCCGAGATATCGGAATTGAAGAAGCGCATAGAGGCGGCGGGGCTTCCTCCCGAGGCCAGGGAGGTGGCCGACAAAGAACTCGACCGCCTCTCCAAGATGCCTCCTGCTGCTGCCGAGTACACCGTATCGAGAACCTATCTGGACTGGATTCTCGATGTGCCCTGGTCTGTCTCGACAGAGGATAATCTCGATCTGGAACGGGCCGAGCAGATCCTCAACGAGGATCATCACGACCTCGACCAGGTGAAAAAGAGGATTCTCGAGTATCTCGCTGTCCGGAAGCTGAAGGCCGACAGTCGCGGGCCGATTCTCTGCTTTGTGGGGCCGCCGGGTGTGGGGAAGACCTCTCTGGGCCAGTCCATAGCCAGGACTATGGGCAGGAAGTTTGTCCGCCTCTCTCTCGGAGGGGTGAGGGACGAGGCCGAGATCCGCGGCCACAGGAGGACGTATGTGGGGGCTCTTCCCGGGCGTATCATTCAGGGCATCAAGAAAGCGGGTGCCAACAACCCGGTCTTCATGCTCGACGAGGTGGACAAGATCGGAGCGGACTTCAGAGGAGATCCCTCTTCAGCCCTTCTCGAGGTCCTGGACCCGGAACAGAACAACAGTTTTTCCGATCACTACCTGGAGATTCCTTTCGACCTCTCAAAGGTGATGTTCATCACCACCGCCAACATCCTCGACACGATCCCTCCCGCTCTCAGAGACCGGATGGAGGTACTGAGTCTCCCCGGATACACGGAGGAGGAGAAGCTGGAAATAGCCCGGAGATATCTCATCCCCAGGCAGGTGGAGCAGAACGGGCTTACCGGCGATCTTCTCCGCCTCGATGACGATGCCATCCGGGCCATTATCCGGGGGTATACCCGTGAGGCAGGCGTTCGTAACCTGGAGAGAGAGATCGCCTCGGTGTGCAGGGCTGTTGCGATCCGGTTGGCCAAGGGAAACACAGACCCCGTCGTTGTATCCGAGGAGAATCTTTCCGACTTTCTAGGGCCTCAGAAGTTTATACCGGAGACAAAGGCCAGATCTTGGGGACCTGGCCTGGCCACTGGTCTTGCTTGGACGCCGGCCGGGGGTGAGATTATCTTTGTCGAGGCGTCTGTCATGAAGGGGAAGAACCGCCTGACTTTGACGGGGCACCTCGGAGACGTTATGAAGGAGTCTGCCACCGCCGCTCTCAGCTACATCCGGTCGAGGGCCCGGGAACTCGACATCGATGAGGATTTTTTTGACCACCATGACATCCACATCCACGTTCCTGCCGGAGCCACACCAAAGGACGGCCCTTCAGCGGGGGTAGCCATACTCTCCGCCCTGGTTTCGGTGGTGAAGAACAGGCCGGTCCGCGATGACATCGCCATGACCGGGGAGATCACGCTGAGGGGGGACGTGCTTCCCGTGGGAGGGATCAAGGAGAAGGTCCTGGCTGCAAGAAGGGCCGGCATCGAGACGGTTGTGCTTCCCCAACTGAACCAGAAGGATCTGGAGGAGGTGCCCGAGACTCTGCGGAAGGGTCTGACCTTCAAGTGGGTCAACCGGATGGAGGAGGTCATCGATTTTGCCTTAGGGACCGCCTCCGCTCCTGAGCTCACGCGGTGA
- a CDS encoding Hsp20/alpha crystallin family protein encodes MKEIIWSYRNLSATVWVPAVDIYENERNVLVLVDMAGVDPDQTKITLENQTILITGQRPRPSPGGVVRIHQMEIDAGVFKRRIPLPGPVDSDSIECTYKDGLLRIVLPKKPRQEMVRIPVESQ; translated from the coding sequence ATGAAGGAGATCATCTGGAGCTACAGAAACCTGTCGGCGACTGTCTGGGTCCCTGCTGTTGACATCTACGAGAACGAGAGAAATGTTTTGGTCCTGGTCGATATGGCAGGAGTGGATCCTGATCAGACGAAGATCACCCTGGAGAATCAGACCATTCTCATTACCGGGCAGAGGCCGAGGCCCTCTCCGGGGGGGGTGGTGAGGATCCACCAGATGGAAATCGATGCCGGTGTGTTCAAGAGGCGGATTCCCCTTCCCGGGCCGGTCGATTCTGACAGTATCGAATGCACATACAAGGACGGGCTGCTGAGGATAGTGCTTCCAAAGAAACCACGGCAGGAGATGGTCAGGATACCCGTGGAGTCACAGTAG
- the clpB gene encoding ATP-dependent chaperone ClpB, giving the protein MDINRMTEKTQEALQSAQAVAARFGHQQIDPEHLLLALLEQRDGLVPKVLAKTGASAEGIRSSVEKHLSGLPQVSGTGAGQMYMSQRLTRLIDSAEREARNLKDDYTSVEHLLLAMVDEGTSTPAGRILSGAGVSRETLMKALASIRGHQRVTSQTPEETYQPLERYGRDLTQMAAQGKLDPVIGRDEEIRRVIQILSRRTKNNPVLIGDPGVGKTAIVEGLASRMVRGDVPEGLKNRRLVALDMGSLIAGAKYRGEFEERLKAVLKEIQESEGQIILFIDELHTVVGAGAAEGAMDASNILKPMLARGELHCIGATTLNEYRKYVEKDKALERRFQTVIVDQPSVEDTISILRGLKERYEVHHGVRIKDSALVSAAVLSDRYISDRFLPDKAIDLVDEAAARLRTEIDSMPSELDEITRRIMQLEIEREALKREKDAPSRERLRKLEKELADLERQSESLKAQWQREKQAISRIRSLKREIEQVKIQVEQAERAYDLNRAAELKYGKLASLEKSLKEEEAQLEAQKGQKTLLKEEVDEEDIAEIVSSWTGIPVNRLMEGEREKLLRLEEEIHRRLVDQDEAVRLVADAVLRARSGIKDPNRPIGSFIFLGPTGVGKTELARSLAECLFDDEQAMIRIDMSEYMEKHTVARLIGAPPGYVGYEEGGQLTEAVRRKPYSVILFDEIEKAHHDVFNILLQILDDGRLTDSHGRTVDFKNTVIIMTSNIGSQFILDTGKGEGASYEGMKEKVLEALRVHFRPEFLNRVDDIVVFRTLTDEHLEAIVEIQVNRLRKRLEDRGIILEMTEQVKKHLARVGYDPVFGARPLKRAIQRELETSIAKEILKGTIQDNTRVVAEMEGGGIVFHSEPIGESGEALSAAAGVS; this is encoded by the coding sequence ATGGATATAAACCGAATGACCGAAAAGACCCAGGAAGCTCTCCAGTCTGCCCAGGCCGTTGCAGCCCGGTTCGGTCACCAGCAGATCGATCCCGAACACCTCTTGCTCGCTCTCCTTGAGCAGCGGGACGGATTGGTGCCCAAAGTGCTCGCCAAGACCGGGGCATCTGCCGAGGGGATTCGATCTTCCGTGGAGAAACATCTGAGCGGACTTCCCCAGGTATCTGGAACCGGGGCGGGCCAGATGTACATGAGCCAGAGGTTGACGAGGCTGATCGATTCCGCGGAAAGAGAGGCGAGGAATCTAAAGGACGACTACACCAGTGTCGAGCATCTGCTCCTGGCCATGGTCGACGAAGGGACCTCGACGCCGGCAGGGCGGATTCTATCCGGGGCAGGGGTCTCCAGGGAAACCTTGATGAAGGCCCTGGCTTCGATTAGAGGCCACCAGCGGGTTACCAGCCAGACCCCTGAAGAGACCTACCAGCCCCTCGAGCGGTACGGCCGGGATCTGACTCAGATGGCTGCTCAGGGGAAACTCGATCCTGTCATAGGCAGAGACGAGGAGATCCGGAGGGTGATCCAGATTCTGTCGCGGAGGACGAAGAACAACCCCGTTCTCATCGGGGACCCCGGTGTCGGCAAGACCGCCATCGTCGAGGGACTCGCCTCGAGAATGGTCCGTGGAGACGTGCCGGAGGGGCTGAAGAACCGCCGGCTCGTAGCCCTTGACATGGGATCCCTCATAGCAGGGGCCAAGTACCGGGGTGAATTCGAGGAACGGCTCAAGGCCGTACTCAAGGAGATTCAGGAATCTGAAGGCCAGATCATCCTCTTTATCGACGAGCTCCACACGGTGGTCGGTGCCGGGGCTGCCGAAGGGGCTATGGATGCGAGCAACATCCTGAAACCCATGTTGGCCCGTGGCGAGCTCCACTGCATCGGAGCCACCACCCTGAACGAGTATCGGAAATACGTGGAGAAGGACAAAGCCCTAGAGCGGAGATTCCAGACGGTGATCGTCGACCAGCCCAGCGTGGAGGATACCATATCGATCCTCAGGGGGTTGAAGGAACGTTACGAGGTGCATCACGGCGTCCGCATCAAGGATTCGGCTCTGGTTTCTGCGGCCGTGCTGAGCGACCGCTATATTTCGGACAGGTTCCTCCCCGACAAGGCCATCGACCTCGTGGATGAGGCTGCGGCCAGACTCAGAACCGAGATCGACAGCATGCCCTCGGAGCTCGACGAGATCACACGAAGAATCATGCAGTTGGAGATCGAGCGAGAGGCTCTCAAGAGAGAAAAGGACGCTCCTTCGAGAGAGAGGCTGAGAAAGCTCGAAAAGGAACTGGCCGATCTGGAGCGCCAGTCGGAGTCGCTCAAGGCCCAGTGGCAGAGGGAGAAGCAGGCGATTTCCAGAATCCGCTCCCTGAAGAGGGAGATCGAGCAGGTGAAGATCCAGGTCGAGCAGGCCGAAAGAGCCTACGATCTGAACCGTGCCGCGGAATTGAAATACGGAAAACTCGCCTCCCTCGAAAAGAGCCTCAAGGAGGAAGAGGCGCAGCTCGAAGCCCAGAAGGGCCAGAAGACTCTGCTGAAGGAAGAGGTGGACGAGGAGGATATCGCCGAGATCGTGAGTAGCTGGACCGGTATCCCCGTGAACAGGCTCATGGAGGGAGAAAGAGAGAAGCTCTTGAGACTCGAGGAGGAGATCCACCGGCGCCTGGTGGATCAAGACGAGGCCGTCCGGCTGGTGGCCGATGCTGTGCTGCGCGCCAGGTCAGGGATCAAGGACCCCAATCGTCCAATTGGGAGTTTCATCTTCTTGGGACCCACAGGAGTCGGCAAGACCGAGCTGGCCCGGTCCCTTGCCGAATGCCTCTTCGACGACGAGCAGGCTATGATCCGCATCGATATGTCCGAATATATGGAGAAGCATACCGTGGCCCGTCTCATCGGAGCACCACCCGGATATGTGGGCTATGAGGAAGGGGGACAGCTTACAGAGGCTGTCCGTAGAAAGCCCTACTCGGTGATTCTTTTCGACGAAATCGAGAAGGCTCATCATGACGTCTTCAATATCCTGCTCCAGATCCTAGACGACGGGCGGTTGACGGATTCCCACGGGAGAACCGTCGATTTCAAGAACACGGTGATCATAATGACCTCCAACATCGGAAGTCAGTTCATTCTCGATACCGGCAAGGGAGAAGGTGCCTCCTATGAAGGGATGAAGGAGAAGGTGCTGGAGGCTCTCCGCGTGCACTTCCGGCCGGAATTTCTCAACCGGGTCGACGACATTGTGGTATTCCGGACTCTCACGGATGAACACCTCGAGGCTATCGTCGAGATTCAGGTCAACAGGTTGCGCAAGCGCCTGGAAGATAGGGGGATCATCCTGGAAATGACCGAGCAGGTGAAGAAACACCTGGCCCGGGTGGGATATGATCCTGTCTTCGGCGCTCGCCCCCTGAAACGAGCCATCCAGAGGGAGCTGGAGACATCGATAGCGAAGGAGATCCTGAAAGGGACGATTCAGGACAACACCCGTGTGGTGGCCGAAATGGAGGGTGGCGGAATAGTTTTCCATTCGGAGCCGATCGGGGAGAGCGGTGAGGCATTGTCAGCGGCGGCTGGTGTCTCTTGA
- a CDS encoding Hsp20/alpha crystallin family protein — protein MAFEVEPYRSIGQLTNLREEMDRIWKRFLEEWPGPEVFRGQWVPSVDLSETPKEIVVRAEIPGMDAKDIDISLSNGVLTIRGQKEQEREDKEENFHRIERSYGSFSRSIRLPAEVESDKIKATCRNGVLKITLPKSERAKEIKIKVE, from the coding sequence ATGGCTTTCGAGGTCGAACCGTACAGATCCATCGGGCAACTGACAAACCTCCGGGAAGAGATGGACAGAATATGGAAGCGGTTTCTTGAGGAGTGGCCCGGCCCTGAGGTCTTCCGGGGCCAGTGGGTCCCCTCCGTCGATCTCTCCGAGACCCCAAAGGAGATCGTCGTGAGGGCCGAGATTCCCGGAATGGATGCAAAGGACATCGACATATCTCTCTCCAACGGTGTTCTGACCATCCGTGGGCAGAAGGAACAGGAGAGGGAAGACAAGGAGGAGAACTTTCACAGGATAGAGAGGAGCTACGGGTCCTTTTCGAGGTCGATCCGGCTCCCTGCCGAGGTCGAGAGCGACAAGATCAAGGCCACCTGCAGAAACGGCGTCCTCAAGATCACACTCCCGAAGTCGGAGAGAGCCAAGGAGATAAAGATCAAGGTGGAATGA
- a CDS encoding TMEM165/GDT1 family protein has protein sequence MDWKVFLTAFGVLFLAELGDKTQLAVITMTTQTRKPLVVFLGATAALSLITLLGVIFGHLFHQWVPGNILRKITASVFIVIGIVIFFGKF, from the coding sequence ATGGACTGGAAGGTATTCCTGACGGCTTTCGGTGTCCTTTTCCTGGCAGAGCTCGGTGACAAGACCCAGCTCGCGGTGATCACCATGACTACCCAGACCCGAAAACCACTTGTCGTTTTCCTTGGGGCGACTGCCGCACTTTCCCTGATCACTCTGCTGGGAGTGATCTTCGGACATCTCTTCCACCAGTGGGTGCCTGGGAACATCCTGAGAAAGATCACCGCATCTGTCTTCATCGTGATCGGGATCGTGATCTTCTTCGGCAAATTCTGA
- a CDS encoding 2-oxoacid:acceptor oxidoreductase subunit alpha encodes MAEELNIMVAGAAGQGMQTIGFVLGKILVRGGCEVFAVQDNESRIRGGHNFFHIRAGRKPVMASAMPLQVLVALNQESIEKHRDEVEPRGIIVFDSDKCTVPQGDDRLLGLPLEQMAVDKGGNRLFENSVAIGAVLAIVGWEFKRLEDFLEGYFATKADTAAGNVKAARAGYQWALERATKYEALQIDFAPSEPKMFITGHEAVALGALASACQFMSAYPMSPSTSILTYLAGKADDFDMVVEQAEDEIAAVNMAIGASYGGLRSLTATSGGGFSLMTEAFGLAGVMEVPLVVVEAQRPGPATGLPTRTEQGDLLFVLHASQGEFPRAILAPGTAGQAFYATIKAFDLAEKYQIPVAILTDQFLADSYFTEPRFDLSRVSMERHLLTEEEARGAKGYKRYLVTESGISPRSIPSAFGLEVAADGHEHDEYGHITEDREMRRRMVDKRFRKMKSLAREIASPRLMGHPKAELLLVGWGSIYGPLAEAVGILNRRGIPVGGAHLDELWPFPSEALSRILQGARRWAVVENNCTGQLARLIQMEIQMKPDRAILKYDGRPFTAAEIVEGFTGEMEEK; translated from the coding sequence ATGGCAGAAGAGCTCAATATCATGGTGGCAGGGGCTGCCGGACAGGGCATGCAGACAATCGGCTTCGTACTCGGCAAGATCCTCGTCAGGGGAGGTTGCGAGGTCTTTGCCGTGCAGGACAACGAATCTCGTATCCGCGGGGGCCACAATTTTTTTCATATCCGGGCCGGCCGGAAGCCTGTCATGGCCTCGGCCATGCCCCTTCAGGTCCTGGTCGCACTGAATCAGGAGAGTATAGAGAAGCACAGGGACGAGGTGGAACCACGGGGAATCATCGTTTTCGATTCTGACAAATGCACCGTTCCTCAGGGAGACGACAGGCTTCTGGGGCTCCCCCTTGAACAGATGGCAGTCGACAAGGGCGGAAATCGGCTTTTTGAAAACTCCGTTGCCATCGGTGCCGTGCTGGCCATTGTAGGTTGGGAATTCAAGAGACTCGAGGACTTCCTGGAGGGGTATTTTGCCACAAAGGCCGACACGGCTGCGGGCAACGTGAAGGCCGCCCGGGCAGGTTATCAATGGGCACTTGAAAGAGCCACGAAATACGAGGCGCTCCAAATCGATTTCGCTCCCTCAGAACCCAAGATGTTTATCACCGGCCACGAGGCAGTGGCTCTGGGGGCTCTCGCCTCGGCTTGTCAGTTCATGTCGGCCTATCCCATGAGCCCTTCAACCTCGATCCTGACCTATCTGGCAGGAAAGGCCGATGACTTCGACATGGTGGTGGAACAGGCAGAAGACGAAATAGCCGCCGTCAATATGGCCATCGGCGCCTCCTATGGAGGACTGAGGTCGCTGACCGCCACCTCTGGAGGTGGCTTCAGCTTGATGACAGAGGCCTTCGGCCTGGCAGGTGTCATGGAGGTGCCCCTCGTGGTGGTCGAGGCACAGAGGCCGGGACCAGCCACCGGGCTCCCCACAAGGACCGAGCAGGGGGATCTGCTCTTCGTCCTCCATGCCTCCCAGGGCGAGTTCCCCCGGGCGATTCTCGCACCTGGGACCGCGGGGCAGGCCTTCTATGCCACGATCAAGGCTTTTGATCTGGCAGAAAAATACCAGATTCCTGTGGCGATACTGACAGATCAGTTTCTTGCTGACTCCTACTTCACCGAACCCAGGTTCGATCTCTCCCGGGTCAGCATGGAGAGGCACCTCTTGACCGAAGAAGAAGCAAGGGGGGCAAAGGGATACAAACGATATCTGGTAACAGAGTCCGGCATCTCCCCGAGATCGATCCCCTCGGCCTTCGGCCTCGAGGTTGCGGCCGATGGTCACGAACACGACGAATACGGCCATATTACGGAAGACAGGGAGATGAGAAGAAGGATGGTGGACAAGCGATTCCGCAAGATGAAGAGCCTTGCCCGGGAGATCGCATCTCCACGGTTGATGGGCCACCCGAAAGCCGAGCTTCTTCTGGTGGGATGGGGGTCGATCTACGGTCCCCTGGCCGAAGCGGTGGGGATCCTGAACCGCCGCGGGATCCCGGTTGGAGGGGCCCATCTCGACGAACTCTGGCCCTTTCCCTCCGAGGCCCTGTCACGGATTCTCCAGGGAGCCCGCAGGTGGGCCGTGGTGGAGAACAACTGTACGGGTCAACTGGCCCGCCTGATACAGATGGAGATACAGATGAAACCCGACCGAGCGATTCTGAAGTACGACGGCCGTCCCTTCACGGCCGCCGAGATTGTAGAGGGCTTCACGGGGGAGATGGAGGAGAAGTGA
- a CDS encoding 2-oxoacid ferredoxin oxidoreductase (catalyzes the coenzyme A-dependent decarboxylation of 2-oxoacids, such as pyruvate and 2-oxoglutarate) → MEIEAFENPSPIAWCPGCGNFAILGAVKQALADMGFKPHEVILVSGIGQAAKLPHYLKCNFFNGLHGRALPAATAIRIANTELPVIVIGGDGDTYGEGGNHFLHGIRRNANLTLITHNNQVFGLTRGQASPTAEKGFVTRVQTHGVFLTPMNPLAVALALEAPFVARGFTGRARHLTDLIKEAVAFEGFSLVDVLQPCVSFDHVHTFQWYKERVYDLEEAGHDPGHIDGAIQKAREWGERIPLGIFYSNPEKPTYEAQSPVLSGGPLVDRHPDPKRVEKLIDSFF, encoded by the coding sequence ATGGAGATCGAGGCTTTCGAAAACCCTTCTCCCATAGCCTGGTGCCCAGGCTGCGGGAACTTCGCCATCCTCGGGGCGGTCAAGCAGGCCCTGGCGGATATGGGCTTCAAACCACATGAGGTGATTCTCGTCTCGGGGATCGGGCAGGCGGCAAAGCTGCCCCATTATCTGAAGTGTAACTTCTTCAACGGCCTTCACGGTCGGGCCCTCCCGGCGGCCACGGCGATCCGTATTGCCAATACCGAGCTTCCGGTCATCGTCATCGGGGGAGACGGGGATACTTACGGAGAGGGGGGGAACCATTTCCTACATGGGATCAGAAGGAATGCCAACCTGACCCTGATCACTCACAACAACCAGGTATTCGGCCTGACCCGCGGCCAGGCGTCACCCACGGCCGAGAAGGGGTTCGTGACCCGCGTGCAGACCCACGGAGTGTTTCTGACCCCCATGAACCCCCTCGCCGTCGCCCTGGCCCTTGAGGCTCCCTTCGTGGCCCGGGGTTTCACCGGCCGCGCCAGACACCTGACGGACCTGATCAAAGAGGCGGTCGCCTTCGAAGGTTTCTCCCTGGTAGACGTCCTGCAACCCTGCGTCAGTTTCGACCATGTCCATACCTTTCAATGGTACAAGGAGCGGGTCTACGACTTGGAGGAAGCCGGGCACGACCCCGGCCACATCGATGGTGCTATCCAGAAGGCGAGGGAGTGGGGAGAAAGAATTCCCTTGGGGATATTCTACAGTAACCCTGAGAAGCCGACTTATGAAGCCCAGTCACCTGTCCTGAGCGGCGGGCCGCTGGTCGACAGGCACCCGGATCCGAAGCGGGTCGAGAAGCTGATCGATTCCTTCTTCTAG
- a CDS encoding nitroreductase — translation MEVGQAMDSRRSYRVFTSRPVERELVEEVLRKAGRAPSALNLQPWEVTVVMGEELERLARRLVRAYEERSAACTPGATRSLPRIFQERRRRSFGPLARTLKQEGLSLERFVGEGSCRFYGAPVAILICMDGGFSRDRYLCLGVFLGYLLLAAQDLGLATCPVGLITAYEEEIRDQVNIPEDKRVVIGVAMGYPDRSSPLAGFSTPRDPLENFVRWFV, via the coding sequence ATGGAAGTCGGCCAGGCCATGGATAGCCGGAGGAGCTATCGAGTCTTCACCTCCAGGCCTGTGGAGAGGGAGCTCGTGGAAGAAGTGCTCCGTAAGGCCGGAAGGGCGCCCTCGGCGCTGAACCTTCAGCCCTGGGAGGTTACCGTTGTCATGGGAGAGGAATTGGAGCGCCTTGCCAGAAGGCTCGTTCGGGCTTATGAGGAACGCTCTGCGGCCTGCACTCCCGGGGCGACTCGAAGCCTTCCACGGATCTTCCAGGAGAGGAGGAGAAGGAGCTTTGGCCCTCTGGCAAGAACCCTCAAGCAGGAAGGCCTCAGCCTGGAAAGGTTCGTCGGCGAGGGTAGTTGCCGTTTCTACGGGGCACCTGTCGCGATTCTCATATGTATGGACGGTGGCTTCTCCAGGGATCGGTACCTCTGCCTGGGCGTCTTTCTCGGGTATCTCCTTTTGGCGGCCCAAGACCTCGGTCTTGCCACCTGCCCGGTGGGATTGATCACGGCCTATGAGGAAGAGATCCGCGATCAGGTCAACATCCCCGAGGATAAGCGGGTGGTAATAGGCGTGGCCATGGGGTACCCTGACCGGTCTTCACCGCTCGCCGGTTTCTCCACTCCCCGGGATCCACTGGAGAATTTTGTGAGGTGGTTTGTGTGA
- a CDS encoding radical SAM protein → MVKNMVYGVKRLSRKLVIRQMLRMLPHLSMENITRIIDLGERLLNREDYRAVGESMKSYIREGHPTVKVIERVLHDLSPECRFRTIYNLFILALLSETSFREELKATEGFRPPFFFVVSPTMRCNLNCYGCYAGQYEQSFGLTHEVMDRLLGEALDLGIHLVTFSGGEPFIRRDLFDLFEKYRDIIFQIYTNGTLIDEEMVRKLSMLGNVAPIISVEGFEEATDARRGKGHFQRIMHVMDILREAGVLFGASVTQTRENLLEISSDEFADLMVEKGVYIIWYFQYIPIGRKPDLSLMLTPQQRDIVRKRLRRIRNARPFFICDFWNDGPYVDGCLAGGREYFHINANGDVEPCVFVHFAVDNIYKKSLKEILNSPFFRGIRSRQPFSENPLTPCMIIDNPHELRDLVRQYHAYPTHPGAETLINDLAPELDRYAETYHAIAEETWKNEYEPEGFKRHSKRLEVKVA, encoded by the coding sequence ATGGTGAAGAATATGGTCTACGGAGTGAAACGCCTTTCGAGGAAGCTCGTCATCCGCCAGATGCTTCGGATGCTTCCACACCTCTCCATGGAGAACATCACCCGAATAATCGATCTTGGCGAGAGACTGCTCAACCGGGAAGACTATCGGGCCGTGGGTGAGAGCATGAAGAGCTACATCCGGGAGGGGCATCCTACCGTCAAGGTCATAGAGAGGGTTCTCCACGATCTATCGCCCGAATGCCGCTTTCGGACGATCTACAATCTCTTCATTCTAGCCCTGCTTTCAGAGACCTCTTTTCGTGAGGAGCTGAAGGCCACAGAGGGTTTTCGCCCCCCCTTCTTCTTTGTGGTCAGCCCTACCATGCGTTGCAACCTGAACTGCTACGGCTGCTATGCAGGGCAGTATGAGCAGTCCTTTGGTCTGACCCACGAGGTGATGGATAGACTCCTCGGGGAAGCGCTCGATTTGGGGATTCATCTGGTTACCTTTTCCGGGGGGGAGCCCTTTATTCGGAGGGATCTCTTCGATCTCTTCGAGAAGTACCGGGACATCATCTTCCAGATATACACCAACGGAACCCTCATCGACGAGGAGATGGTCAGGAAACTCTCGATGCTGGGGAATGTGGCCCCCATTATCAGTGTGGAGGGGTTTGAAGAAGCCACTGACGCCCGGAGGGGCAAGGGGCATTTTCAACGGATCATGCATGTAATGGATATTCTCCGGGAGGCGGGCGTTCTGTTCGGCGCATCGGTTACACAGACCCGGGAGAACTTGCTTGAGATTTCCAGCGACGAATTTGCGGATCTCATGGTGGAGAAGGGGGTGTACATCATCTGGTACTTCCAGTACATCCCCATCGGCCGGAAACCCGATCTCTCCCTCATGCTCACACCCCAGCAGAGAGACATTGTGAGAAAGAGGCTGAGGAGGATACGGAACGCCAGGCCCTTTTTCATCTGTGATTTCTGGAATGATGGGCCATACGTCGACGGTTGCCTCGCCGGGGGGAGGGAGTATTTCCATATAAACGCCAACGGTGACGTGGAACCGTGCGTTTTTGTCCACTTTGCCGTGGACAATATCTACAAGAAGAGCCTGAAGGAGATACTCAACTCCCCCTTCTTCAGGGGCATCCGCTCAAGGCAGCCCTTCAGCGAAAACCCCCTGACCCCGTGTATGATCATCGACAACCCCCATGAACTGAGGGATCTGGTCCGACAGTACCACGCCTACCCCACCCATCCCGGGGCGGAGACACTGATAAACGATTTGGCTCCGGAACTGGACCGGTACGCCGAGACTTACCACGCAATCGCCGAAGAGACCTGGAAGAATGAGTACGAGCCCGAAGGGTTCAAGAGGCACAGTAAGAGATTGGAAGTAAAGGTGGCATAA